Within the Dechloromonas denitrificans genome, the region TTCCCAGGTCGCCGTGCCATCGTCATTCCAGTGCTCGAAGCCCGGTTCGCCCATGCGGCTGCGCACCTCGGCGGCGGTGGTCTGGCCGGGTTTGATCTGCGGCAGATTGACGATATCGCAGGCCGGCAGCAGGGCGGCGCCAAGGGCCGCGGCGGCCGTGGTGATCCAGGCGGACAGTTTCATGAAGGCTCCGGTTTGGCGGGGAGGGGAATACTGTAATGCGGCAAGCGGGGCGATTGTCAAAACCTCGATGGTTTCCGTTTCCGCTGCCTTGCTTTCATAATATCGGCCGTTCCTTATTTTCGGAAAAACCATGCAGCAACTTGATCCCTGTGCCGCCCATGCCCTGTTGCAGCAGCGGCCGGAGGCGATACTCGTCGATTGTCGGACGGAAATCGAGCACATGTACGTCGGCCATCCGGTCGGGGCCGAGCATGTCGCCTGGCAGGAGGCGCCGGATTGGGATATCGACCCGGAATTTGCCGACAAGGTGAAACGCCTGGTCAAGGGCGATCTGAACCGGCCGGTGTTGTTGATCTGCCGCAGCGGCCACCGCTCGGTCTATGCCGGCGAAGCGCTGGAAGCCGCCGGTTTTGCGACGGTGATCAACGTGCTGGAAGGTTTCGAGGGGCCGCTCGATGAGAATTTTCATCGCGGGACGCTGGGCGGCTGGCGCCACCGCGGCTTACCCTGGCAGCAATCGTGAGCGCTGGTGGGCCAGGGCGGCGATGCCGCCGAGCAGCATTAGGCCGGCCATGCCGAAGGCTAGGTTGAGCGTCGATGCCCACAAGGCCGGGGCGATCAGCCCCGCCGCCAGGCTGTTGAAGCTCGACTGGAAAAATGTTTGGCAGGAGGCGGCCAGACCGCGCTGTTCCGGGAAGGGGTCGAGTGCCATGATGGTCAGGCAGGGCATCGCCAGCGCCATGCCGGTGGTGTAGACGAAGAGCGGCAGGACGCTCCATGGCAAGGCTGGCGGCAGCGTCAGGTTGAGGCCGAGGTTGATGCTGACGGCGACGATCATGACGCCGTAGCCCAGCGCGATGGTCTGGCTCAACGAGCGTTTTCCGGCCAGCCGGCCGGACAGCCAGGAGCCGGTCATCAGGCCCCCCATGGCCGGCCCGAACAGCCAGAGAAAGCCGGTTTCCGGGAGGCCGAGATGGGTCATCAGAAACACCGGGGCGGACAGCACGTAGATGAAGAATCCGGCAAAGTTCAGCGACAGCGCGGCGCAGGCGAACAGGAAGGCGGGCGAGGTCATGACCTTCCAGTAGGTGCGGCCGAGGTAGGCCGGTTGCAGCGACTGGCGCTTTTCCGGCGGCAGGGTTTCCGGCAGCAGTTTCCAGCAGGCCAGCCAGAGCGCGGCGGTCGCCAGCACCAGAAAGGCGAAAACCGAGCGCCAGCCGAAGAAAGTCTGCAGCCAGCCGCCGATGACCGGCGCGATGGCCGGGGCCAGCGCGAACATCATGGTGATCTGCGACATCAGGCGCTGGGCCGAGGCTCCGTCGTACAGGTCGCGAACGATCGCCCGGCTGATGACGATCCCGGCGCCGGCAGTGATCCCCTGCATGGCGCGCCAGAACCACAGTTGCTCGATGCGCGTGGCGAAGGCGCAGCCGGCCGAGGCCAGCGCGAACAGACCGAGGGCGATCAGGATGACGCGGCGGCGGCCGAAACGATCGGAAATCGCGCCATGCCACAGGGTCATCACGGCAAAGGCGAGCAGGTAGGCCGACAGCGTCTGCTGCACCTCGATCTGACTGGCTCCCAGTTTGTTGGCGATGTCGTGGAAGGAGGGCAGATAGGCATCGATCGAAAACGGCCCAAGGGCCGACAGGGCTGCCAGAAGCAGCGCAATGCCGCGCGTGCTGGCCCGGCTTTCCCGTTCAGCCACGGGCAAACCGGCGATACTGGATGGCTTCGCCGATGTGGGCGGCGCGGATGGCGTCGCTGCCGGCCAGGTCGGCAATGGTCCGGGCGACCTTGAGTATCCGGTGCCAGGCCCGGGCCGACAGGTCGAGCTGGGTCGTCGCCTGCTTGAGCAGCTTGCACCCGGCTTCGTCCGGCTCGCAGTGGATATCGACTTCGCCGGCGTTCAGTCGGGCATTGACCTTGTTCTGGCGTGCCATCTGGCGAGCCAGTGCCGTTTCGACGCGGGCCCGGACGGTCGCCGAGCTTTCGCCATCGGCCTTGCCGGTCAGCGCCTCGGCCGGCAGGGCCGGTACTTCGAGGAGCAGGTCGATACGGTCGAGGAAAGGTCCGGACAGCTTGCCGCGGTAGCGGGCGATCTGATCCGGTGTACACCGGCATTTCCCGTTACCGTGACTGAGAAAGCCACAGGGGCAGGGATTCATCGCCGCGACCAGTTGGAACTCGGCGGGAAACTCGGCCTGGCGGGCGGCGCGGGCGATGTGGATACGCCCGGTTTCGAGGGGCTCGCGCAGGGTTTCCAGGACTTTCCGGTCGAACTCCGTCAGCTCGTCGAGGAACAGAACGCCTTGATGCGCCAGGCTGATTTCGCCCGGGCGTGGTGGATTACCACCGCCCACCAAGGCGACGGCCGACGCGGTGTGGTGCGGCTGGCGATAGGGGCGAACGCCGAATGCTGCCGGCCGGAACTGGCCGACCAGCGACAGGACCGCCGCCGATTCCTTGGCTGCTGCCGGGTGCAACGCCGGCATCAGGCCCGGCAGGCGAGCCGCCAGCATCGACTTGCCGGAGCCCGGCGGGCCGACCATCAGCAGCGAATGATTGCCGGCTGCGGCAATTTCCAGAGCCCGCTTGGCTTGGGCCTGGCCGCGCACTTCAGTCAGGTCGGGGAAAACCGGCAGGTTTTCGCCGGCTTCCGCAACGGCGGTTGGCAGCAGGGCCTGCCCCGACAGATGGGCGCAGACGGCGAGCAGCGAGGTGGCCGAAAGGATCTCGCCGGCGCCGGTCAAGGCGGCTTCCCGGGCGCTCGCTTCGGGCAGGATGAAAGCCTTGCCGTTGCCGGCGGTTTGCAGGGCCATGGCCAGCGCCCCGCGGATCGGCCGCAATTCGCCGGAGAGCGAAAGCTCACCGGCAAACTCGTAGTCGGCCAGCGCTTTGCCGGACGTCTGGTTGCTGGCCGCCAGAATGCCGATGGCGATCGGCAGGTCGAAGCGGCCGGATTCCTTGGGCAGGTCGGCGGGCGCCAGATTGACGGTGATCCGCTTGCTGGGGAATTCAAAACCGGAATTGACGATGGCGGCCCGCACCCGGTCGCGTGCTTCCTTGACCTCGGTGTCGGGCAGGCCGACCAGCGTAAAACTCGGCAGGCCACTGGCGAGATGCACTTCGACCGTGACCGGCTGCGCATTCAGGCCGTCCAGCCCGCGGCTGTGAGCAATGGCCAGCGCCATGCTGGATTACTGGCCCGCGCGGGCTTTTTCCAGCGCGTCGACGCGGGCTTCCAGATCCTTGAGTTTCGCCCGGGTACGGGCGAGAACTTCGGCCTGCACGTCGAATTCCTCACGGGTTACCAGATCGAGCTTGGCAAATACGCCGCTCATCATGGCCTTGGCATTCTTTTCAATGTCCTTGGCCGGTGAATTGGCCAGCAGCGCGCTCATTTTGGCGCCGAAATCTTCCAGGATTTTTGGGTCGAGCATGGTGTTCCTCCGAGATGCGACACTGTAACACAGGGTCCAAACCGGCCCTTTTCAAGCATTGCTCGTGCGTGGTGCGTGACGATCTGTAACCGCACGATTTTGGTGCGTAAAGCTGGCGCAGCATCTACAGTAACAAGGCAAAACATATGATTTCAATCAAAAATTCCATCTGGCACGCCTTCTGCTATTGCTGTCCTGCACAAATTAAGTTTTGCATTTGACCCGTTCTACAGGAGATAAACCATGAAGAAATCCATTATTGCCCTGGCTCTGTTTGGCGCCTTTGCTGTTCCGGCTTTTGCCCAGACCGCCGCTCCCGCCGCCGAGGCCGAAGCCAGCCCGCATACCCTGACCGCCAACGTCGGTGTGTTCTCCAGCTACCGTTTCCGTGGCATCGATCAAACCTTCGGCAAGCCGGCTGTGCAAGGTGGCTTTGATTACTCGCACTCCAGCGGCTTCTATGCCGGTAACTGGAACTCCAACGTTTCTTCCGGCGCCGGTTTCCCGGAAGGCAACATTGAAATGGACTTCTACGGTGGCTACAAGTTCGCCGTCGGTGACTTCGGGATCGACGTTGGCGGCCTGTACTACTACTACCCGGGCTCAAACGCTTCGCCGCTTTCCCGTACCAATTCGAAGAATCCGGGCAAGACCGTCAACGGCACCGTCGACAATGGCGAGATCTATGTCGGTTTGAGCTGGAAGTTCCTCTCCCTCAAGTACTCCTACGCCGTCACCGACTATTTCTCTCTGCCCGACTCGAGCGGCACCAGCTACCTCGATTTCGGCGCCAACTATGATCTGGGCGGCGGCTGGGGTGTCAACGGCCACGTTGGTCATCTGTTCGCCAAGGACTATCGCTACTCGGGCACCACCGGGTCCGACAAGATCGATTACACCGACTGGAAGGTTGGCGTGACCAAGGACTTCAGCGGCTGGGTGGTTGGCGCTTCGTACGTCGGTACCAGCGCCAAGGGCGATTGCGGATCGGCTGAGTTCTACTGCTTCTCGAACTCGCTGAATGCCAATGGCACCCTCGGCAGCAAGTCCAAGGATGCCGGTCGTGGCATCGCCGTCCTCTCGGTTTCCCGCTCTTTCTAAGCACTTTACCTTCCCCCGCCGGTGTCCCGGCCGGTGCCAGCGGGGGAACCAAAAATTTCAATCTTGTGAGGAATACTCATCATGAAATTCGTTACCGCCATCATCAAGCCGTTCAAGCTTGACGAAGTGCGTGAAGCCTTGTCCGCCATCGGCGTGCAAGGCATCACGGTTACCGAAGTGAAGGGGTTCGGCCGGCAAAAAGGGCATACCGAGCTGTATCGGGGCGCTGAATATGTCGTCGATTTTCTGCCCAAAGTGAAGATCGAGGCCGCCGTCAAGTCCGATCAGATCGAGCAGGTCATTGAAGCCATCGAAAAATCGGCCAGTACCGGCAAGATCGGCGACGGCAAGGTTTTCGTCTTCGACCTCGAACAAGTCATTCGCATCCGGACCGGTGAAACCGGCACCGATGCCCTGTAAGGAGCGCACCATGAAACGCTTGATCGCATTGCTGGCCGTCGTTGGTGCCGTCGCATTCGGCGCACCGGCCTGGGCCGAAGAAAAGGCTGCCGAACCGGTAGCGGCTGCCGCTGTCGTTGCCCCGGCAGCAACCGCTGATGCCGCCGCCGCTCCCGCCGCTGTTGCGGAGGCTGCTCCGGCCGCTGCCGCTCCTGCCGCAGCGCCGATTCCGCCCAACAAGGGTGACAACGCCTGGGTCATGATCAGCGCTGCGCTGGTCATCCTGATGTCCATTCCCGGCCTCGCCCTGTTCTACGGCGGTTTGGTCCGCACCAAGAACATGCTGTCGGTGCTGATGCAGGTCTTCGTCACCTTCTCGCTGATCTCGGTTCTCTGGGTGATCTACGGCTACTCCGCTGCCTTTACCGAAGGCAATGCCTTCTTCGGCGTGCTGGACAAGCTCTTCCTGAAGGGGGTCACGGTTGATTCCGTGGCGGCTACCTTCACCAAGGGTGTGAACATCTCCGAACTGGCTTACGTCGTCTTCCAGGGCGCTTTTGCCGCCATCACCTGCGGCCTGATCGTCGGCTCCTTTGCCGAACGCGCCAAGTTTGCCGCGATTCTGGTCTTCATGGTGATCTGGTTCACGCTGTCCTACATCCCGATGGCGCACATGGTCTGGTACTGGGCTGGTCCGGATGCCTACATCGATGCGGCAGCCGGTGAAGCGGCTGGCAAGACGGCCGGCTTCCTGTTCCAGAAGGGCGCGCTCGACTTCGCCGGCGGTACCGTGGTGCATATCAATGCCGCGATGGCCGGTCTGGTCGGTGCCTACATGATCGGCAAGCGGACTGGCCTGGGCAATGTCTCGATGGCCCCGCACTCGCTGACCTTCACGATGATCGGTGCTTCGCTGCTGTGGTTCGGCTGGTTCGGCTTCAATGCCGGTTCCGCCCTCGAAGCTTCCGGCGGTGCTGCTCTGGCCATGGTCAACACCTGGGTGGCGACGTCCTGCGCCGCGCTCTCCTGGATGTTTGCCGAGTGGATCCTGAAGGGTAAGCCTTCGATGCTGGGTGCCGCTTCCGGCGCCGTTGCTGGTCTGGTGGCGATCACCCCGGCGGCTGGCTTCGTCGGTGTCATGGGCGCCATCATCATCGGCCTGCTGGCTGGTGTGGTCTGCCTGTGGGGCGTCAATGGCCTGAAGAAGCTGCTCGGTGCCGACGACTCGCTCGACGTCTTCGGTGTGCATGGTGTCGGCGGCATCCTCGGTGCCATCCTGACCGGTGTCTTCGCCGATCCGGCCCTGGGCGGCACGGGCGTCTATGACTACGTCGCCAACGCGGTTGGCGCCTACGACATGACTGCTCAGGTGATCAGCCAGATCTGGGGTGTCGGTACCGTGATCGTCTGGTCCGGTGTCGTCTCGATCGTCGCTTACAAACTGGTGGATATCGTGATCGGTCTGCGGGTGCCGGAAGAGGAAGAGCGCGAAGGCCTCGACCTGACCTCGCACGGCGAAACCGCCTACCACCACTAAGCAACACCGCAGTCTCTCTCCTTTCGGGCACCTTCGGGTGCCCGTTTTTTATTGGGAGTTACTTGATCAGCGGGAGCAGGGCCCGGAACTCGTCGGTACCGGCCTGCTGCAGCCACTCGAAGAGGACCATCTCGGTGGTGACGATATGGACGCCGCCGGCCTGCATCCGCTCGATGGCGGCCGAGCGGTTTTCCGCTGTGCGCGACGACGCGGCGTCAGCGACGAGAAAAACGGTAAAGCCGGCCTCAATCAGGCCGAAGGCGCTTTGCAGCACGCAGACGTGAGTTTCCATGCCGGTCAGGATGACCTGCCGGCGGCCGGTGGCGCGCAGCATCTCGATGACCCCGGGTTCGCCGGTGCAGGAAAAATGCATTTTTTCAAAAAACCGGGCATCGCCCGCCGCATCGCGGATCGCCGCGACGCTGGCGCCGAGTCCGCGCACATACTGTTCGGAGACGAAGCGCGGTATGCCCAGTTGCCGGGCGCCGGCAAGCAGGCGGACATTGTTGGCAATCGCTGCATCGCCGGCGAAGATCGCCGGAGCCAGCTTTTGCTGGATATCGACGAGCAGTAGCAGCGATCTGTCGCGGCGGATCAGCATGGTCTAGCGGAAGACTATGGTTTTATTGCCATGGACCAGCACCCGGTCTTCCAGGTGATAGCGCAAGCCACGGGCCAGCACGGTCTTTTCGATGTCCTTGCCGTAGCGCACCATGTCTTCCGGCGAATCGGAATGGTCGATGCGGATGACGTTCTGCTCGATGATCGGCCCGGCATCGAGTTCGCTGGTCACGTAATGGCAGGTTGCGCCGATCAGTTTGACGCCGCGCTCGTAGGCCTGGTGGTAAGGCCGGGCGCCGGCAAAGCTGGGCAGGAAGGAGTGGTGGATATTGATGATCTTGCCGGGCAGCGCATCGCACAGTTCCGGCGAGAGGATCTGCATGTAGCGGGCGAGGACCATCGTATCGCCGCGCACATCATCGAAAATCCGCGCCATTTCGGCGTAGGACCCCTTCTTGTTGTCGGCGGTGACCGGCAGGTGATGGAAAGGGATGCCGTGCCATTCGACGAAACCGCGGAAGGTGTCGTGGTTGGAAATGACGCAGGGGATTTCGATGTCCAGTTCCTTGGCTTGCCAGCGCGCCAGCAGGTCGTAGAGGCAGTGTTCCTGCTTGGACACCAGGATGACGACCCGTTTCTTGACCGCGCTATCGTTGATCTGCCAAGTCATTTGCAGCGGATCGGCGACTTCGTTGGCGAAGCGTTCGCGGAATTCGGCGAGCAGGAAAGGCAGTGAATCGGCCTTGATCTCGATGCGCATGAAATAGCGGCTGGTCAGCACATCCGAATGGAAACTCGATTCGAGAATCCAGCCGCCGTGTTCGGCGATGAAGCCGGATACCCTGGCGATGATGCCCACCTGGTCGGGGCAGGAGGCGGATAGCGTGTAGAAACGGTTGCGTAGCATGGCTTTTCAGGATCGAGCTATTGGGATCGGGGATCCAGTGGGTTTGGTCTTGCCAGGTAACTGGATCCCGGGCAACTAGGCAGCTAAAAAAGCCTTGTCGATTTCACTGCGCAGGTCGTCGTAGTTCAGCACGACCGGGTACTGCGGGAATTCGCGGATGACGTTTTCCGGCGGGTGGAACAGGATGCCGCCGTGGGCTTCGCCGAGCATCGCCGTGTCGTTGTAGCTGTCGCCGGCGGCGACGATGGTGAATTTCAGTTCCTTGAAGCGCTTGACCGCTTCGCGCTTCTGGTCCGGCATGCGCAGGTGGTAGGCGACCAGCATGCCTTCCGTGTCGGCTTCCAGCGAATGGCAGAACAGCGTCGGCCAGCCGAGCTGACGCATCAGCGGATGGGCGAATTCGTAGAAGGTGTCGGACAGGATGACGACCTGGTAATCCTCGCGCAGCTTGTCGAGGAAGGCGCGGGCACCCGGCATCGGGCCCATTTCGCCAATCACCTTCTGGATGTCCGGCAGGCCGAGCTTGTGCTGGCGCAGGATGTCCAGGCGGTAGGTCATCAGCTTGTCGTAGTCCGGCTCGTCGCGCGTCGTGCGCATCAGCTCGGGAATGCCCGTCCGCTTGGAGAATTCGATCCAGATTTCAGGGACGAGGACCCCTTCGAGGTCAAGGCAGACGATTTGCACGGTGAGGCTCCTGCGGAGGTGTTCGGAAAGACGAAATTTTACCTGATGCGGCGTGGATTTCGCCTGCTTTGCCGCGGCTTCCGGGCATTAAGTTAGCGTCGGGCGAGGATCAGCGAACCCTTTTCCAGCGGGTCGAGATCGATCCGCTCGATTGCCGTGAAACCGGCCGCCGTCAGCCATTCGGTGTAGTCGTCGTAATGATAGGTGCGGGTCCCGGTCTCGTAGAGCAGCGTCAGACGGAAAGCGGCCTGGAAGGCGCTGGGCGTCTCGTCGTGCAGGTATTCGTGAATGACCAGCAAACCGCCGGGGCGCAGCGTCTCGCCGATTTTGGCGATGACCTGGCGGTTGTCGTCGGCGCTCTGGTTGTGGGCGACCGACAGGTAGAAGACGACATCGTGCTGACCGCCCCAGTCCCAATGCAGGACGTCGCCCGGGCGCAGGCGGACGCGGTCGGAGAGCTGCTCCTGTTCGATGGTGGTGGCGGTGTCGGCCAAAGCCGTCGGCAGATCGACGATCAGCGCTTCGAGCTGCGGATAGCGCTGGCAGAAGCGGATCGAATGCAGGCCGTGCGAGCCGCCGAGGTCGAGCAGGCGTTGGTGGCCGTCGGCAATCGGCACGTGCTTGAGCAGGTCGGGGCCGAGATCGTGCGAAAAAGCCCGCATGTAGGACGAGAATAGCGGGCCGAGCTCCGGTTGTTCGAGCATATTGTCCCACAGCGTCTTTTCCGGCATGCCGGCTTTCACCGCTTCGGCCAGGTTGCCCATCATCGACCAGGCGGCATGCGTCCACAGCACGCCCGGCGTGTAGTCGATCTGGCCGGCGCTGGTGAACCAGCGCTGGGTACTGGCCGAATTGGCGACGCAGTCATCCTGTTCCTCGAGATAACCGATGCTGACCAGGAAATCGACCAGGCGGGCCGTACCTTCCAGGCTGGCGTGGATTTTCGCGGCCAGCGTGACGATGGCCAGCGGGCCGCCGGCCAGGGCTTCGAACAGGCCGAGGCGGCTGGCCGAGATGATCGCCGCCGACTTCATCATCGGCATGTAGACGTCGAGCATGGCCAGTTCAGCCGAGCCGTTCGGCAGGCAGACGTCGGGTTTGGGCGGGCGGGGCGGGGGCGTGGTCATGGTGGGCTAATGCTGGGTGCGGTCAGTCGACGGCCGGCAATGCTTCCAGCGCTTCATGTACTTCCAGCCAGCGCATTTCCGCCTCGTCGATCTGGTCGCCGAGCTGCCCGGCCTGCTTATGCATTTCCTCGCTTTTCGCCCGGTCGACCGTGGTGTAGAAGGCCGGATCGGCAAACTGCGCTTCCAGGGCGGTCTTTTCCTCGTGCCACTTGGCAAGCTTCTTCTCCAGTTGCTCGATTTCCTTGACCAGCGGCCGGCGCTGGGCGAGCACGGCCTGCCGGCTGGCCTTGGCGTCGGCACGCTGCTGCAGGCGCTCGGTTTTTTCGGCGAGGAGCTCCGGTTCGGCCGCTTTTTCGGCATTGCGCTGGCTGGCCAGCCAGGCGGCGTAATCGTCGAGGTCACCGTCGAAGGGCTCGGCCTTGCCGTCGGCGACCAGCAGCAGTTCGTCGGCACAGGTGCGCAGCAGGTGGCGGTCGTGCGAGACGAAGACCATGCCGCCGGCAAAATCCTGCATGGCGAAGGTCAGGGCTTCGCGCATTTCGAGGTCGAGGTGGTTGGTCGGCTCGTCGAGCAGCAGCAGGTTGGGCTTGGTGCGGATCAGCAGGGCCAGCGCCAGACGAGATTTTTCGCCGCCGGAGAAGGGTTCGATGGCGCGCATCGCCATGTCGCCGCGGAAGTCGAAGCCGCCGATGTAGTCGCGCAGTTCCTGCTCCGGGGTGGTCGGTTCGAGGC harbors:
- a CDS encoding rhodanese-like domain-containing protein; amino-acid sequence: MQQLDPCAAHALLQQRPEAILVDCRTEIEHMYVGHPVGAEHVAWQEAPDWDIDPEFADKVKRLVKGDLNRPVLLICRSGHRSVYAGEALEAAGFATVINVLEGFEGPLDENFHRGTLGGWRHRGLPWQQS
- a CDS encoding multidrug effflux MFS transporter produces the protein MAERESRASTRGIALLLAALSALGPFSIDAYLPSFHDIANKLGASQIEVQQTLSAYLLAFAVMTLWHGAISDRFGRRRVILIALGLFALASAGCAFATRIEQLWFWRAMQGITAGAGIVISRAIVRDLYDGASAQRLMSQITMMFALAPAIAPVIGGWLQTFFGWRSVFAFLVLATAALWLACWKLLPETLPPEKRQSLQPAYLGRTYWKVMTSPAFLFACAALSLNFAGFFIYVLSAPVFLMTHLGLPETGFLWLFGPAMGGLMTGSWLSGRLAGKRSLSQTIALGYGVMIVAVSINLGLNLTLPPALPWSVLPLFVYTTGMALAMPCLTIMALDPFPEQRGLAASCQTFFQSSFNSLAAGLIAPALWASTLNLAFGMAGLMLLGGIAALAHQRSRLLPG
- a CDS encoding YifB family Mg chelatase-like AAA ATPase, translated to MALAIAHSRGLDGLNAQPVTVEVHLASGLPSFTLVGLPDTEVKEARDRVRAAIVNSGFEFPSKRITVNLAPADLPKESGRFDLPIAIGILAASNQTSGKALADYEFAGELSLSGELRPIRGALAMALQTAGNGKAFILPEASAREAALTGAGEILSATSLLAVCAHLSGQALLPTAVAEAGENLPVFPDLTEVRGQAQAKRALEIAAAGNHSLLMVGPPGSGKSMLAARLPGLMPALHPAAAKESAAVLSLVGQFRPAAFGVRPYRQPHHTASAVALVGGGNPPRPGEISLAHQGVLFLDELTEFDRKVLETLREPLETGRIHIARAARQAEFPAEFQLVAAMNPCPCGFLSHGNGKCRCTPDQIARYRGKLSGPFLDRIDLLLEVPALPAEALTGKADGESSATVRARVETALARQMARQNKVNARLNAGEVDIHCEPDEAGCKLLKQATTQLDLSARAWHRILKVARTIADLAGSDAIRAAHIGEAIQYRRFARG
- a CDS encoding accessory factor UbiK family protein; this encodes MLDPKILEDFGAKMSALLANSPAKDIEKNAKAMMSGVFAKLDLVTREEFDVQAEVLARTRAKLKDLEARVDALEKARAGQ
- a CDS encoding TorF family putative porin, whose translation is MKKSIIALALFGAFAVPAFAQTAAPAAEAEASPHTLTANVGVFSSYRFRGIDQTFGKPAVQGGFDYSHSSGFYAGNWNSNVSSGAGFPEGNIEMDFYGGYKFAVGDFGIDVGGLYYYYPGSNASPLSRTNSKNPGKTVNGTVDNGEIYVGLSWKFLSLKYSYAVTDYFSLPDSSGTSYLDFGANYDLGGGWGVNGHVGHLFAKDYRYSGTTGSDKIDYTDWKVGVTKDFSGWVVGASYVGTSAKGDCGSAEFYCFSNSLNANGTLGSKSKDAGRGIAVLSVSRSF
- the glnK gene encoding P-II family nitrogen regulator; the protein is MKFVTAIIKPFKLDEVREALSAIGVQGITVTEVKGFGRQKGHTELYRGAEYVVDFLPKVKIEAAVKSDQIEQVIEAIEKSASTGKIGDGKVFVFDLEQVIRIRTGETGTDAL
- a CDS encoding ammonium transporter; the protein is MKRLIALLAVVGAVAFGAPAWAEEKAAEPVAAAAVVAPAATADAAAAPAAVAEAAPAAAAPAAAPIPPNKGDNAWVMISAALVILMSIPGLALFYGGLVRTKNMLSVLMQVFVTFSLISVLWVIYGYSAAFTEGNAFFGVLDKLFLKGVTVDSVAATFTKGVNISELAYVVFQGAFAAITCGLIVGSFAERAKFAAILVFMVIWFTLSYIPMAHMVWYWAGPDAYIDAAAGEAAGKTAGFLFQKGALDFAGGTVVHINAAMAGLVGAYMIGKRTGLGNVSMAPHSLTFTMIGASLLWFGWFGFNAGSALEASGGAALAMVNTWVATSCAALSWMFAEWILKGKPSMLGAASGAVAGLVAITPAAGFVGVMGAIIIGLLAGVVCLWGVNGLKKLLGADDSLDVFGVHGVGGILGAILTGVFADPALGGTGVYDYVANAVGAYDMTAQVISQIWGVGTVIVWSGVVSIVAYKLVDIVIGLRVPEEEEREGLDLTSHGETAYHH
- a CDS encoding hydrolase; this encodes MLIRRDRSLLLLVDIQQKLAPAIFAGDAAIANNVRLLAGARQLGIPRFVSEQYVRGLGASVAAIRDAAGDARFFEKMHFSCTGEPGVIEMLRATGRRQVILTGMETHVCVLQSAFGLIEAGFTVFLVADAASSRTAENRSAAIERMQAGGVHIVTTEMVLFEWLQQAGTDEFRALLPLIK
- the purU gene encoding formyltetrahydrofolate deformylase, translating into MLRNRFYTLSASCPDQVGIIARVSGFIAEHGGWILESSFHSDVLTSRYFMRIEIKADSLPFLLAEFRERFANEVADPLQMTWQINDSAVKKRVVILVSKQEHCLYDLLARWQAKELDIEIPCVISNHDTFRGFVEWHGIPFHHLPVTADNKKGSYAEMARIFDDVRGDTMVLARYMQILSPELCDALPGKIINIHHSFLPSFAGARPYHQAYERGVKLIGATCHYVTSELDAGPIIEQNVIRIDHSDSPEDMVRYGKDIEKTVLARGLRYHLEDRVLVHGNKTIVFR
- the thrH gene encoding bifunctional phosphoserine phosphatase/homoserine phosphotransferase ThrH, translating into MQIVCLDLEGVLVPEIWIEFSKRTGIPELMRTTRDEPDYDKLMTYRLDILRQHKLGLPDIQKVIGEMGPMPGARAFLDKLREDYQVVILSDTFYEFAHPLMRQLGWPTLFCHSLEADTEGMLVAYHLRMPDQKREAVKRFKELKFTIVAAGDSYNDTAMLGEAHGGILFHPPENVIREFPQYPVVLNYDDLRSEIDKAFLAA
- a CDS encoding class I SAM-dependent methyltransferase: MTTPPPRPPKPDVCLPNGSAELAMLDVYMPMMKSAAIISASRLGLFEALAGGPLAIVTLAAKIHASLEGTARLVDFLVSIGYLEEQDDCVANSASTQRWFTSAGQIDYTPGVLWTHAAWSMMGNLAEAVKAGMPEKTLWDNMLEQPELGPLFSSYMRAFSHDLGPDLLKHVPIADGHQRLLDLGGSHGLHSIRFCQRYPQLEALIVDLPTALADTATTIEQEQLSDRVRLRPGDVLHWDWGGQHDVVFYLSVAHNQSADDNRQVIAKIGETLRPGGLLVIHEYLHDETPSAFQAAFRLTLLYETGTRTYHYDDYTEWLTAAGFTAIERIDLDPLEKGSLILARR